The genomic segment GGTGGCGTCCACGTCTTCGGAGGTGCCGGCCGCCAGCGCCACCAGGTCGAGGGTTCGCGAGGGGTTGCCTTCCAGCTCGAGCGCGCCGTCGTAGGTGTGATCGTTGTGATTGTCGGTCGGGGTGATCGACTCCTTCGGGTTCACCTGCCAGTCGGGATAGGGGAGCGGGCCCGGCACCTGCTGCTCCCCCTGGTGCGCGAGCAACCGCGCGCGCAGATTCCAGTGCGGGTCGAAGATGATCTTCGAGAACGCGTAACCGCTCGCCACTTTCGACTGGCTGTTGTCGCGGTAACCGTCGAGCCGATCGTACGAGCCCGAGACGGTTCCCTGGTTGTGCGGCGAATTCCACGAGCCGCCGCCGGCGACCGTCGCGCGCCCGACGCTGCCGCCGCTCGCCTGGCCCCACAACGTGCTCGACTCCCCGGGCTGGAGCGTTACCACGTTGACCAGGCCCGCCATCGACGCGGTGCCGTAGAGGAACGATGCCGGCCCGCGCAGGAATTCGACGCGGCTCACCTGCGCCGGAGTGAGCAGCCCCCAATCCACCTTGCCGGTCTCGAAATCGTTGGTGGGGATCTCGTCCACCAGCACCAGCACCGGGCTGGTCGTCCCCTGCGCAGCAAATCCGCGCGCTTCGACCGAGCCGTTGTTCTCGGTGCCGTTCATGTCGAGCACGTGGACGCCAGGAACCGGCGCCAGCACGTTCTGAACGCTCTGCGCGGTGCCGAGCCGGATCTGACGCGGCGAAATCACGGTCGCAGTGGTGGCGAGATCGGTGAGGCGAAGTCCGAGCTTGCTCGCCCGCACCACCACTGTGTCTTCGTAGACCACGCGTCCCAACGTGGTGTCGGCAGCCGTCGCCGCCAGCGACGGATTCGGCGCGCTCAACAGCGCGAGCAGGATCGCCGCGACGACCGGGTTGCGGGGCATGCGCAGATTATCGACGCGCTTCCATGCGTACATGAGGGGCTCTCCGGCGGACGCCTCGCGTGCGCGCCGCGGGTTCGAGTGGGGTACCGTGGCGGGCGCAGACTAGCGCGAGACGGCGGTCGCGGTCACGCCGCGATCACGATGTGGCCCCGGGGACCGACTCTTGAAGCCGCTCGACCATCTGGTCTACGTGGCGTTCGAACTCGAGCGCGCAGTGGACGACTTCGAACGGCGCTTCGGCGTTCGGGCGAGCCCCGGCGGCCGGCACCCGGGCGCGGGCACCCACAACGCCCTGCTCTCGCTCGGCGGGAATGCCTACCTCGAGATCATCGCGCCGGACCCGCTGCAACCCGCGCCGGGTCACCCGCGCTCGTTCGGCCTCGACTCGCTCCGCGCCCCACGGCTTCAGACCTGGGCGGTGAAGCACGCCGATCTCGAAGAGCTTCTCTCGCAGGCGCTCGCGCTGGGCATCGACCTCGAGCGAGTGGAATCCGGATTCCGGCGTCGGCCCGACGGCGTCGAGCTGAGCTGGCGCTACGCCGGAATCCGGGCCGACCGGCTGGGCGGCGTGATTCCCTTCTTCATCGACTGGGGGGTTTCGGCGCACCCCTCGAGCAGTGCCGCCCCCGGGCTGAGATTCGTCGGGCTGCGCGCCGAGCATCCCGATCCCGATCGCGCCCGCGCGTTGCTCGAAGGCCTGGGCATCGGGATCGACGTCACGCGCGGGCCGGAAGCGGCGCTGATCGCGACGCTCGGCGGTCCGCGCGGCGAGCTCGAACTGCGTTAGAGTCACGCACTCGCAGGCCGTCCGTCATGAACGAGCACGATCCCCATCCGCTTTACGAGATGAACCCGCTCGGCCGGTTCTCCGACCGCGCCGAGGACTACCGGCGCCACCGGCCCGACTATCCCGCGGCCGCGATCGACGCCATGCTGCGCGGGCTCGGCGACCCCGCGCGGCTGAGGGCCGCCGACATCGGCGCGGGCACCGGCATCTCGGCACGCTTGCTGGCCGATCGCGGCGTGTTCGTCTTCGCGATCGAGCCCAACGCGGCGATGCGAGCTGCCGCCGAGCCTCATGCTGGCGTCGAGTGGCGGGAGGGGAGCGCGGAGGCCACCGGCCTCGAGGCCGCGAGCGTGCGACTCGTCCTGTGCGCGCAATCCTTCCACTGGTTCCGGCCCGAGCGGGCGCTGCCCGAGTTCCACCGCATCCTGGCCGCGGACGGGCGACTCGCGCTGGTGTGGAACGTTCGCGAGGCCGAGGATCCGGTGACGAGCGAATACACGCGCATCATCCGCGAGGTGAGCCACGATCATCCCGCCGAGGTGCGCGCGTTCGATTCGCAGGCTCTGCCCGAGAGCCGCTGGTTTTCGCCGGCGCGGATCGAGAGCGTTCCGCATTCGCAATCGCTCGACCTCGAGGGGCTGATCGGCCGCGCCACCAGCTCGTCCTACGTCCCGCGCGATCCGGCCTCGCTGCAGCGCCTGCGCGAGCAGCTCGGCGCGGTATGGAGCCGGCATCGGGATGCCGGCGGTCGCGTGTCGCTGCGCTACCGCACCGATCTGTTCCTGGCCGATCCATCACCCAGGCGCTGACGGAAATCCGGCGCCCGTGCTACAGTTCATCGTCACTCTGCCGCTCCGCTCGACTGCCTCAGGGGGATCCATGAGCCGCACCCCAACCCGGATTGCGCTGGCCGCGGCCCTCTTGATCGGCCTGCTCGCGGGCTGCAAGTCCGCGACCCCCATCAAGACGCTGCTCGACGACCCGGGCCGCTTCGACAAGCAGGTGGTGCGAGTGAGCGGGACGGTGAGCCATGCGGTCGGCGCGATCGGGTACGGCGCGTTTCAGCTCAATGACGGCTCCGGGACGATCACGGTGGTGACCAAGACCGAGGGCGCGCCGCGGGACGGCGCCCAGGTGGGGGTGGAGGGCGAATTCCGTTCGGCCTTCACCGTCGGCACCGAGTCGGTGGCGGTGATCCTGGAGCATCAGCGGTACTCACCCTGAGCCCCGCGCCGCGGGTTCGGCGCTCATCACGATGACCCCTCATTTCGCCGTCTTGCTGCTCGCGCTCGCGTCGCCACCCGCTTCCGCTCAGGGAGGCTGGGCGAATCTCGCGGTGCCCACCTCGGTGCGCGCGGGATCGACGATGGAGATCGCGATCGGCCGGCCGCCGGCGGGCGTCGATGAGTTCGAGCTCCTGCTCTCGCTCGACGGTGGCCGCACCTGGCCGGTGCGTGTGACGCGAGAGCTCGAGGGCGCCGAGCAGGTGGTCCGCTGGCAGGTGCCCAATCTGCCGGCGCAGGCGGCGCGCATCCGCGTCCGCTTCGAGCGCGACGAGCACGAGGTCGAGGGACCACCCAGCGCCTCATTCCAGATCGTCGCCGACCGTGAGGCCCAGGACCTTCATGCATTCCATGAGGGCAACTGGTGGGAGGGAATGGAGGAGCGAGAGGAGCAGCCGGGCACCTCGCTGCGTTCCGACTCCGTGCCGGAGCTCTCGGCGCGTTCGCCCGAGCCGCTGTTCGAAGCCTCCAGCTCTCCCGCGATTCCCGGCCGGCCGGCCGCGATTCGCACCGCGCGAGTGTTCGAGGCCGGCGCGGGCACGCCCGGCGCAAGCGTCTCTCACCCCTCGCCTCAGAGGCTCGAGCCGCTCCGAAACTGATCCCGCCTCCTCTCGTTCGCTCTTTTTATCCGAAAGCCCAGGAACCAAGAACTGGCGGGTACGCGCTGCCCTGCTCGCGGCGGTCCCCGTGGTTTCATTTTTCGCCGCCAGGCCGATGGACGGCCGAGGCGAGCGCCAAGACTTTTGCGGCGCTGATTTCTGGCGCCCGGGGGTGACCCGGTGACACCGGGAAGGTAGATCCGGGTAGGGCGGCGGCTCATTGACAGAGCCGCCGCCCCGGGCCCAGCATTCGCGAGCGTGCTGATCCCGATCGACTGTGGTTCAAGCTCCACGTGAAGACGTCGCCGCGCCCTCAAACATCTCCATCAGTTGTGCCGCCGGCCCCGCAACGTGCGGCGCAACGTGCGGTGGTGGGTTTCGTGGTGCGCTTCGTGCTGGGCTGGGCGGTGGCGCTGGCGCTGGTGGCGTTCGTCCCGGCGCTCGACCAGTGGTGGATCCATCGCACCGTGGGCGGCGTCGCGAGAATCGCCCCGCTCTTCCACATGGCCTGCGACCCGCGCGGCGCGAATCTCTCGCTGGGCGGCACCGGCATCGCAATCGTCTCCGACTGCACGCCGATGATGCCGATCGCCGCTCTCTGGATCGCGATGCTGGCCTTCCCCGCGCCATGGCCGTGGCGCGCCGGGGGCATGCTGGCCGGCGCGGGACTGCTGTGGATCTACAACCTGCTTCGAATCTTCGCGCTGGTGCCGGTGATGCGCTATCGGCCCCAGTGGTTCGACTTCATCCACATTTACCTGTGGCAGACCGTCACGCTGCTGGTGGTGTTCGCGCTGTTCATGCTGTGGCTCCGCACTCAGCGAGGGGCGCGGAAGGGCCGGACCGCGAGTTCGGCGAGCGCCGCACCGTGAAGTGGCTGCTGCGCTTCATCGGCTGGGCCACGCTGTTCGCGATCCCGAGCTACCTGCTCTCGGGCCCCTGGCAGCGCGCGCTCGCAGCGGTGGCCGAAGCGGCCGTCAATCTGTTCGGCGCCAGGATCGAGATGCAGGAGGTGCAGATCATGGCGCCGTTCGACATCGGCATCTACGCCGCGATGTGCCTGGCCAGCCGCCGCGCTCCACCGCTTGCTCGGCGGGCGGCCCTGGAGCGCGGCGCGCTGCTCATGCTGGCGCTCGAGCTGGTGACCGTGATCGCCGCGGTGCTGGTCTACCGGACGCTCCCCGCCGGCGTCGGAGATCAGGGTGCGTTGCGTCTCGCTGAAACCGTCATCGAGTTCGTGCCGTGGGCCAGCGCCACCGTGGTGTGGCTGATCATGCTCGGCGCGTGGGAGCTGCCGCTCGGCGAAGCACCTGCTAACCTGTCGAAGTCGAGTTCATCGCGATCCACTTGAAGGAGCGATCCATGGGCAAGCCCAGTCACGCCGACGCCGAGCTGCTGCTGCATCTCTACGAAGTCCGCCGCGATCCGGAGCTGCGCCGCGCGCGTCAGTGGTTCCTCACCGAGTTCAAGCCCTCGAACTGGGCCGAGATCAAGTCGCGCTACCTGAGCCACAGCGACGAGGATCGCTGGTTCCGCATGACCACTTCTTACTGGGAGCTGGTGGGGACGCTCGTCAACCGCGGCGTGCTACACGACGAGCTGTTCTTCGATCACACCGGCGAGGACATCGTCACCTGGGAGCGCTGCAAGTCCTGGATCGTCGACGCGCGCGCCGACATCCGCGCCACCTATCTCTATCAGTTCGAACGCCTGGTGTCGGCGCACCAGGCGTTCCGCCAGCGCACCATCGCGGCATTCCTCAAGCAGAACGGCGCGAACGGCTCGGGGGCCGGGAAAGCAACGCGCCGCCGCGCCGCCGCGCGCAAGTAGCATGTCGTCTTCGTTCGGCCGGCTGTTCGTCGTCACCACCTTCGGCGAGTCGCACGGGCCGGCGGTCGGGGTGGTGGTGGACGGCATGCCGCCCGGCATTGCCGTGGAGGCGGCCGCGATCCAGCGCGAGCTGGACCGCCGCCGTCCGGGCCAGAGCGCGCTCACCACCCAGAGGCAGGAGGCCGACCAGGTGGAGCTGCTGTCGGGCGTGTTCGAAGGCGTGAGCCTCGGCACTCCGATCGCAATGCTGGTGCGCAACACCGACGCGCGATCGAAGGACTACGAAGCGCTGCGCGAGGTGCTGCGCCCCGGGCATGCCGACTACGTCTATCTGGAGAAGTACGGGGTTCGCGATCATCGCGGCGGAGGACGTTCGTCCGGGCGCGAGACGGTGGGCCGCGTGGCGGCCGGCGCGCTGGCGCGCGCGGCACTCGCCACCGTGGGCGTGAGCATCGTCGGCGGCACGGTCCAGGTGGGCGAGGAGCGCACCGAGCGGCGCGAATGGAACGAGGTCGAGAAGAATCCGGTGCGCTGCCCCGATGCCGAGGCGGCGGCGCGAATGGCCCGCGTCATCGAGACCGCGCGCGACGCGAAGGATTCGGTGGGCGGCGTGGTCGAAATCGTGGCGCGCGGCGCGCCGGCGGGGTGGGGCGATCCCACCATGGACAAGCTCGACGCCCGGCTCGGCGCCGCGATGCTGTCGATTCCCGCCACCAAGGGCGTCGAGATCGGCGGCGGGTTCGGCATGTCCGCGCTCCACGGCTCGCAGACCAACGACGTGTTCGACGGCGAACGCTTCGTGACCAATTTTTCGGGCGGCATCGCCGGCGGCATCACCAACGGCGCCGATGTGGTGGTGCGGGTGGCCGTCCGGCCGGCGACCTCGATCGGCAAGGCGCAGACCGCCGCCAAAGTGGGCGGCGGCACCACCACCGTCGAGATCCAGGGCCGCCACGATCCCTGCATTTGTCCGCGCGTGGTGCCGGTGGCCGAGAGCATGATGGCGATCACGCTGATGGACGCCTGGCTCCGCCAGCGCGCGCTGCGCGGGCGCGATCGCTAGCTCCGGCTTTGACCGTTCGGCGAGCGCCGTGATAGCGTTTTTGCGGTCGTTTCACGAGGAGAGACTCTCGGATGCGCAGTGCTCTGTGGACCTGGCAGTGGTATCGCGGCGCCGATCGGCGCCGGGAGTCCGCGCGGGTCCGCGGCTGAACGACCTCGACCACGCGTGATCTCCCGGCCCACGCCTCAACGGCGTGGGCGTTTTCGTTCGAGGCGAAATCGATGCTGGTGTTGCTGCAGAAGGGGCTTCCCGAACCCACGGTTTCCGACCTGATGGGCTGGCTGCGCATGGCCGGCCTGACGGTGCACCGCACCGACTTCGAGGGCCAGGTGCGGCTGGCGGCGCTGGGCGAGGTGGGCACGGTCGACTGGGAAGTGGTGCGAAAGATTCCCGGGGTCGCCTCGGCCGGCAAGATCCAGGTCCCATTCAAGCTCGCGAGCCGCGCCTTCCAGCCGCAGGACACGCTGATCACCGTCGGCCGCTGCACGATCGGGGGGCCGCAGCTCGCGATCATGGCCGGACCATGCTCGGTCGAAAGCGAGACCCAGGCGTTCGCGATCGCCGAGGCGGTGGCGAAATCCGGTGCCACCATCATGCGCGGCGGCGCGTTCAAGCCGCGCACTTCGCCCTATTCGTTCCAGGGGCTGGGCGAGGCCGGGCTGCGCATCCTGCGGCGCGCCGCCGACGCCCACGACCTCGCGGTGGTGAGCGAGGTGATGGACACGCAGCAGGTGGAACTGGTGGCGCGCTACGCCGACATCCTCCAGATCGGCGCGCGCAACATGCAGAATTTCTCCCTGCTCAAGGAGGTCGGCCACACCCACAAGCCGATCCTCCTCAAGCGTGGGCTGGCGTGCACCATCGAGGAGTGGCTGATGAGCGCCGAGCACGTGCTGTCGCAGGGCAACTCGCAGGTGATCCTGTGCGAGCGCGGCATCCGCACCTTCGAGACCTACACCCGCAACACCCTCGACCTGAACGCCATTCCGGTGGTGAAGGAGCTGAGCCATCTGCCCGTGATCGTGGATCCCTCGCACGGCACCGGAATCCGCAACAAGGTGGCGCCGATGGGACGCGCGGCGATCGCGGCCGGGGCCGATGGCGTGATCGTCGAGGTGCACCATGATCCGGATCACGCGCTCTCGGACGGCGCCCAGTCGCTCTATCCCGAGCAGTTCGACGAGCTGGTCCGGCAGATCCGCACCATCGCCGAGGCGATCGGGCGAAGAGTCTAGCCCCCGAGCTGGAGCCCGGCGCGCAAGGGGATGACCCGCGCGGAATCGGGGCCGATGAACGTCAGGACCCGCAGTTCCCCGAAGATCCCGACCGGCATGCCGCCCGGGTGCCAGGAAGCGCCCAACCCGAACGTCTGGCAGACGCGGCCCTCGGTGTCGGTGAAATCGAGCTGTCCGTAAATGACGTTCTCGATCTGCGCGTAGGGAGTGAACAGCAGCCGGGATCGGAACCAGCCGTAGCCCAGGCCGGCTTCGACATAGGGTCGCAGATCTCCATGCGCCTCTTCCCATCTCGCCGCGACCGTCGCCACCGACATGTCGGTCCAGCTCGTCATGGCAAGGAAGATCGCATCGCCCTGCTGCTCGAGATGCGAATACTCGAAGCGCCCGACGATCCCCAGGTGTCTTCCCACGGGCGCCGCCACAGCGATTGCAAGGGACGTCGCGCCGGTGAGATCCCCCTCGGTTCCGCCGGCTCCGATCTCGAGGCTTGGCGACCGGTGGCGCGGCGGCAGCTCGGCCTCGCGGATCGCTTCCGCCGAGTCCGAGGCGCTCATGCCGCGTGGCGCGCCGACGATGACGCCCGCGCGAGCGGCGGGGGCGAGCGCGCAGGGAAGCAGCGACATCAGCAGATAGATCAGCGGCGCGTGGCGATTCACGACGGCCTTCTTCCTTCGGCTCCGGTGGCACGGGGCCCGGTGGCAACCGATGTTACTCCTCGCGTTCGCCCGGTCACAGGACCTGGTGGGCCACGGCCCCGGCGCTTGACGCCCGCCTGAACGCTGCGATTTACTGCTTCGCCTCGCGGGCGCTTAGCTCAGCTGGTAGAGCACTTGCTCGACAAGCAAGGGGTCACTGGTTCAAGTCCAGTAGCGCCCACCACCTTCTCCCTTACCCGCTTCGCCGTCGGGCTTCGAGGAAGCCCTCACCGTGACCATGGCGCCCACCGAAGATCGTCCCGAGGTCGCCCGCTATCCCGGGGGCGAGCCGCTCTATCGCCTGAGGCATTCGGCGGCGCACGTGCTCGCCACTGCGGTGACCGAGCTGTTCCCCGAGGTCAAGGTGGCGGGCGGGCCGCCGGTCGAGAACGGCTTCTACTACGACTTCGCGCGCGAGCAGCCGTTCACTCCCGAGGATCTGGAGCGGATCGAGGCGAAGATGCGGGAAGTGGTCGCGGCCAATCAGCCCTTCGAGTACGCGGAGGTCTCGCGCGACGAGGCGCGCCGGATCTTCGAGCGCGCGGGGGAGAAGTACAAGCTCCACTTCCTCGACGTGATTCCCGAGGGCGCGAAGGTCACCACCTATCGCAACGGCCCGTTCCTCGATCTGTGCCGCGGCCCTCACGTGAAGAGCACCGGCGACATCAAGGCTTTCAAGCTCACCCACGTCGCGGGCGCTTACTGGCTGGGGCAGGAGCGGAACGAGATGCTGCAGCGCATCTACGGCACCGCCTTCCCGACCCAGCAGGAACTCGACGACTACCTCCAGCGCGTCGCCGAGGCGCTGCGTCGCGACCACCGGCGGCTCGGGCGCGAGCTCGATCTCTACTCGATCCACGAAGAGGTCGGGGCCGGCCTGGTGCTGTGGCATCCCAGGCTCGGCATGGTGCGGCACGTGATCGAGCAGTTCTGGAAGGACGAGCACCTGAAGCGCGGCTATCAGCTGGTGTACACCCCGCACATCGCCAGCGAGCGGCTCTACGAGATCTCGGGGCACCTCGTGAACTACGCCGACATGATGTACTCGCCGATGGACATCGACGGGCATCCCTACCGGGTGAAGCCCATGAACTGCCCGGGTCACATCATGATCTACAACACCCGCAAGCACTCCTATCGCGAGCTGCCACTGCGCTACGCCGAGCTCGGCACCGTCTACCGGTACGAGCGCTCGGGCGTGTTGCACGGCATGGAGCGCGTGCGCGGCTTTACCCAGGATGACTCGCACGTCTTCTGCACTCCGGATCAGCTCGCGGGCGAGGTCGAGGCCATCCTCGACCTGATGGACCATCTGCTCCGCACTTTCGGCTACCGGTACGATTGCTATCTCGCCACGCGCCCCAAGGAGAAGTATCTGGGCTCCGACGAGGAGTGGGCGTTCGCGACCGACGCGCTGCGCCAGGCGCTCGAGCGCCGCAAGCTCCCTTACGAAGTC from the Candidatus Sulfotelmatobacter sp. genome contains:
- a CDS encoding VOC family protein — encoded protein: MKPLDHLVYVAFELERAVDDFERRFGVRASPGGRHPGAGTHNALLSLGGNAYLEIIAPDPLQPAPGHPRSFGLDSLRAPRLQTWAVKHADLEELLSQALALGIDLERVESGFRRRPDGVELSWRYAGIRADRLGGVIPFFIDWGVSAHPSSSAAPGLRFVGLRAEHPDPDRARALLEGLGIGIDVTRGPEAALIATLGGPRGELELR
- a CDS encoding class I SAM-dependent methyltransferase; the encoded protein is MNEHDPHPLYEMNPLGRFSDRAEDYRRHRPDYPAAAIDAMLRGLGDPARLRAADIGAGTGISARLLADRGVFVFAIEPNAAMRAAAEPHAGVEWREGSAEATGLEAASVRLVLCAQSFHWFRPERALPEFHRILAADGRLALVWNVREAEDPVTSEYTRIIREVSHDHPAEVRAFDSQALPESRWFSPARIESVPHSQSLDLEGLIGRATSSSYVPRDPASLQRLREQLGAVWSRHRDAGGRVSLRYRTDLFLADPSPRR
- the aroF gene encoding 3-deoxy-7-phosphoheptulonate synthase; amino-acid sequence: MLVLLQKGLPEPTVSDLMGWLRMAGLTVHRTDFEGQVRLAALGEVGTVDWEVVRKIPGVASAGKIQVPFKLASRAFQPQDTLITVGRCTIGGPQLAIMAGPCSVESETQAFAIAEAVAKSGATIMRGGAFKPRTSPYSFQGLGEAGLRILRRAADAHDLAVVSEVMDTQQVELVARYADILQIGARNMQNFSLLKEVGHTHKPILLKRGLACTIEEWLMSAEHVLSQGNSQVILCERGIRTFETYTRNTLDLNAIPVVKELSHLPVIVDPSHGTGIRNKVAPMGRAAIAAGADGVIVEVHHDPDHALSDGAQSLYPEQFDELVRQIRTIAEAIGRRV
- the aroC gene encoding chorismate synthase is translated as MSSSFGRLFVVTTFGESHGPAVGVVVDGMPPGIAVEAAAIQRELDRRRPGQSALTTQRQEADQVELLSGVFEGVSLGTPIAMLVRNTDARSKDYEALREVLRPGHADYVYLEKYGVRDHRGGGRSSGRETVGRVAAGALARAALATVGVSIVGGTVQVGEERTERREWNEVEKNPVRCPDAEAAARMARVIETARDAKDSVGGVVEIVARGAPAGWGDPTMDKLDARLGAAMLSIPATKGVEIGGGFGMSALHGSQTNDVFDGERFVTNFSGGIAGGITNGADVVVRVAVRPATSIGKAQTAAKVGGGTTTVEIQGRHDPCICPRVVPVAESMMAITLMDAWLRQRALRGRDR
- the thrS gene encoding threonine--tRNA ligase; the protein is MAPTEDRPEVARYPGGEPLYRLRHSAAHVLATAVTELFPEVKVAGGPPVENGFYYDFAREQPFTPEDLERIEAKMREVVAANQPFEYAEVSRDEARRIFERAGEKYKLHFLDVIPEGAKVTTYRNGPFLDLCRGPHVKSTGDIKAFKLTHVAGAYWLGQERNEMLQRIYGTAFPTQQELDDYLQRVAEALRRDHRRLGRELDLYSIHEEVGAGLVLWHPRLGMVRHVIEQFWKDEHLKRGYQLVYTPHIASERLYEISGHLVNYADMMYSPMDIDGHPYRVKPMNCPGHIMIYNTRKHSYRELPLRYAELGTVYRYERSGVLHGMERVRGFTQDDSHVFCTPDQLAGEVEAILDLMDHLLRTFGYRYDCYLATRPKEKYLGSDEEWAFATDALRQALERRKLPYEVDEGGGAFYAPKIDVKLKDAIGREWQCPTIQVDLNLPKRFGVHYTGPDGQDHEVIMLHRALLGSMERFVGIYIEHTGGEFPVWVAPVQVKIISANSKANDYAADTARFLRDGGLRVEVDQRDEKMGAKIRDAELEKVPYMLVVGPREAEAGTCSPRRKGAGQLEAMSREAFLARVLAEVREKK